A section of the Campylobacter lanienae NCTC 13004 genome encodes:
- the neuC gene encoding UDP-N-acetylglucosamine 2-epimerase, translating to MRKICVITGSRAEYGLLYWLISELSISDSLRLQLVVTGSHLRSEYGNTYLEIQNEFNIDKKVDILNFSNDALGVCKSMGEAISKIGKALSELSPDIVVVLGDRYEIFCAAAAALVLGIPIAHIHGGELSAGAIDEAFRHSITKMANIHFTAAKEYAKRVAQLGEDPKFIFNVGGMGIENIKRLKLLSKRKFQDSIKFKLNKKNILVTYHPLTTKKDSQDDFKEILKALSELKDTNIIFTKANSDAGGMAINKMIDEYVKSHPNSIAFASLGSLRYLSALKYVDIILGNSSSGLLEAPSLGVATINVGSRQDGRLKALSVIDTKPIKSQILKAIKLAYTSKFQKIVQKKQNPYGNSKPSKAIIKVLKNINLKGITVKKFKDIV from the coding sequence ATGAGAAAAATTTGTGTAATTACAGGCTCTAGGGCTGAGTATGGGCTATTATATTGGCTTATTAGTGAGCTTAGCATTAGTGATAGTCTAAGACTTCAGCTAGTAGTTACAGGTAGCCATCTAAGAAGCGAATATGGCAATACATATTTAGAAATTCAAAATGAGTTTAATATCGATAAAAAAGTAGATATATTAAATTTCTCAAACGACGCTCTTGGCGTGTGTAAATCAATGGGTGAAGCCATTAGTAAAATTGGAAAAGCCTTAAGTGAGCTTAGCCCTGATATAGTGGTTGTTTTGGGTGATAGATATGAGATATTTTGCGCTGCGGCGGCTGCTTTGGTGCTTGGAATTCCTATAGCTCATATTCATGGTGGTGAGCTAAGTGCTGGAGCGATAGATGAGGCATTTAGACATAGCATTACTAAGATGGCAAATATCCATTTTACCGCAGCCAAAGAGTATGCTAAAAGGGTGGCTCAGCTAGGAGAGGATCCTAAATTTATATTTAATGTCGGTGGAATGGGAATTGAAAATATCAAAAGATTAAAGCTTTTAAGCAAAAGAAAATTTCAAGACTCAATCAAATTTAAATTAAATAAGAAAAATATCTTAGTTACATACCATCCACTCACTACAAAAAAGGATAGTCAAGATGACTTTAAAGAGATTTTAAAAGCCCTAAGTGAGCTAAAAGATACAAATATCATCTTTACCAAAGCCAATAGCGATGCTGGTGGAATGGCTATAAATAAAATGATAGATGAGTATGTCAAATCCCACCCAAACTCCATCGCCTTTGCCTCTTTGGGTAGCTTAAGGTATTTAAGCGCTTTAAAATATGTAGATATAATCTTAGGCAATAGCTCAAGCGGCCTTTTAGAAGCCCCAAGCTTAGGGGTTGCTACTATAAATGTAGGCTCTAGGCAAGATGGTAGATTAAAGGCTTTAAGCGTCATAGATACCAAGCCGATTAAATCTCAAATTTTAAAAGCGATAAAACTAGCCTACACTTCAAAATTTCAAAAAATAGTCCAAAAAAAGCAAAATCCATATGGCAACTCAAAACCTAGCAAAGCCATAATAAAGGTGCTAAAAAATATAAATTTAAAAGGCATAACAGTAAAAAAATTTAAGGATATAGTATGA
- a CDS encoding nucleotidyltransferase family protein, with product MRDWGGVLPYEQKGYIMDINSIKLSPNSTIKEALKIINNGALQMALVVDENGALLGTISDGDIRRGLLNSMELTSSIESLYYRTPIISNSPIIPASILTKAKAKNIRYIPIIDQNGIAIAIKNIYESNKTKPNQVVLMAGGLGMRLRPLTSKIPKPMLHVGPKPILQTIIESFTSYGYLNFTICVNYRSEIIKEYFGNGDKFGINISYIHESKRLGTAGALSLIDRPQDEFFVMNADLLTNADFSKLHDYHNAHKSIATMCVREYEMQVPYGVVNLDDNTIKSITEKPKSKFHVSAGIYMLKPQILDLIDKNSYLDMPDLFNQLAAKGLNPKAYPISEKWLDIGRIEEYNTANEIYNEFFS from the coding sequence ATGAGAGATTGGGGGGGGGTATTGCCCTATGAGCAAAAAGGGTATATTATGGATATAAACTCTATAAAACTAAGCCCAAATAGCACGATCAAAGAGGCATTAAAGATAATAAACAATGGTGCTTTACAAATGGCTTTGGTCGTAGATGAAAATGGAGCGCTCCTAGGCACGATAAGCGATGGAGATATCAGGCGTGGACTACTAAATTCAATGGAGCTTACTAGTAGCATTGAGAGCCTATACTACCGCACGCCGATCATCTCAAATTCCCCCATAATCCCAGCTTCTATCCTGACAAAAGCAAAAGCCAAAAATATCCGCTACATACCAATTATAGATCAAAATGGCATAGCAATAGCGATCAAAAATATCTATGAATCAAACAAAACAAAGCCAAATCAAGTGGTATTGATGGCAGGCGGGCTTGGTATGAGACTTCGCCCACTTACTAGCAAAATCCCAAAGCCAATGCTCCATGTAGGGCCAAAGCCCATTTTACAAACCATAATCGAAAGCTTTACTTCTTATGGATACCTAAATTTTACAATATGTGTTAATTACCGCTCAGAGATTATCAAAGAGTATTTTGGCAATGGAGATAAATTTGGTATCAATATCAGTTACATTCACGAGAGCAAACGACTAGGAACAGCTGGGGCTTTAAGCCTTATTGATAGACCACAAGATGAGTTTTTCGTGATGAATGCTGACCTGCTAACTAACGCTGATTTTAGCAAACTTCACGACTATCACAACGCTCACAAATCCATAGCCACAATGTGCGTGCGAGAGTATGAGATGCAAGTGCCTTATGGGGTTGTAAATTTAGATGATAACACCATAAAATCCATCACAGAAAAGCCAAAATCCAAATTTCATGTAAGTGCTGGAATATATATGCTAAAGCCACAAATTTTGGATTTAATAGATAAAAATAGCTATCTTGATATGCCAGATCTATTTAATCAACTAGCCGCTAAAGGCCTTAATCCAAAGGCCTATCCAATTAGCGAAAAGTGGCTAGATATAGGTAGAATCGAGGAGTATAATACCGCAAATGAAATTTACAATGAGTTTTTCTCATGA
- a CDS encoding cytidylyltransferase domain-containing protein, with the protein MSDILCTICARGGSKGVKNKNIRQIAGLPLIAHTINQARECGLFDHIVISTNSDEIASVAQNYGGEVFFKRNENLASDNAGKIPAIRDALIRSQEHYKREFPYIIDLDATSPLRLASDINRAFKQFIDDDNDILITAAPSRRSPYFNLIERQIDGTINLSKPLPNAILRRQDAPQTYDMNASIYIWKSQILLNHDELFLPKTGLYIMPQNRSIDIDDELDFMIVEQILRSQNA; encoded by the coding sequence ATGAGTGATATACTATGTACCATCTGTGCTAGGGGCGGTAGCAAGGGAGTTAAGAATAAAAATATCCGCCAAATTGCTGGTCTCCCATTAATTGCCCACACAATAAATCAAGCTAGAGAGTGTGGACTATTTGATCACATAGTTATCAGCACGAATAGCGATGAGATAGCTAGCGTGGCTCAAAATTATGGTGGTGAAGTATTTTTCAAGCGAAATGAAAATCTAGCTAGTGATAACGCTGGGAAGATCCCTGCTATCCGTGATGCGCTAATTAGATCGCAAGAGCATTATAAGCGTGAATTTCCTTATATAATAGACCTTGATGCCACTTCGCCACTTCGATTAGCTAGTGATATCAATAGAGCTTTTAAGCAGTTTATAGATGATGATAATGATATCCTAATCACAGCCGCACCTAGTCGCCGTAGCCCATACTTTAACCTAATAGAGAGGCAAATTGATGGCACAATAAATTTAAGCAAACCACTCCCAAATGCGATTTTACGCAGACAAGATGCACCGCAAACCTATGATATGAACGCCTCAATCTATATATGGAAATCTCAAATTTTATTAAATCACGATGAGCTATTTTTGCCTAAAACTGGACTATACATAATGCCTCAAAATCGCAGCATTGATATAGATGATGAGCTAGATTTTATGATTGTAGAGCAAATTTTAAGGAGTCAAAATGCTTAA
- the neuB gene encoding N-acetylneuraminate synthase: MQKVYIIAEAGVNHNGSLDSAKALIDEAYRAGANAVKFQTFKAENLASKTALKASYQKQTTNANQSQYDMLKALELSYDDHVELISHAKSLGIDFLSTPFDIDSANMLYELGIKSFKIPSGEITNLPLLRTIAKFQKPIILSTGMATMSEISDALSILTQYTKLENITILHANTQYPTPFCDVNLKAMNSIGAQFGVKFGYSDHTLGIYVPIGAVALGASVIEKHFTLDKTQNGPDHKASLEPNELKMMVDGIRAIEASLGDGIKRPSPSEIENINIVRKSIVAKRDIIKGEILNEQNIITKRSLLIGISPMKWDKVIGQIAKKDYKKDEII; the protein is encoded by the coding sequence ATGCAAAAAGTATATATAATAGCTGAAGCAGGAGTAAATCACAATGGCAGTTTAGATAGCGCTAAAGCCTTGATAGATGAGGCTTACAGGGCTGGAGCAAATGCGGTGAAATTTCAAACTTTTAAGGCTGAGAATTTAGCTAGCAAAACGGCTTTAAAAGCTAGTTATCAAAAGCAAACTACAAATGCCAACCAAAGCCAATATGATATGCTAAAAGCCCTTGAGCTAAGCTATGATGACCATGTTGAGCTAATCTCACACGCTAAAAGCCTTGGGATTGACTTTTTATCTACGCCTTTTGATATAGACTCAGCTAATATGCTCTATGAGCTTGGGATTAAGAGTTTTAAAATTCCAAGTGGGGAGATTACAAATTTACCCCTACTTCGCACCATAGCTAAATTTCAAAAACCGATAATTCTCTCAACTGGTATGGCGACAATGAGTGAAATAAGCGATGCTTTAAGCATTCTTACGCAATATACAAAGCTAGAAAATATCACGATTTTACACGCTAATACGCAGTATCCAACCCCATTTTGTGATGTGAATTTAAAAGCGATGAATAGCATTGGAGCGCAATTTGGGGTTAAATTTGGCTATAGCGATCACACTTTGGGGATTTATGTGCCTATTGGGGCTGTTGCCCTTGGCGCTAGCGTGATAGAGAAGCACTTCACGCTTGATAAAACTCAAAATGGCCCAGATCACAAAGCTAGTTTAGAGCCAAATGAGCTAAAAATGATGGTAGATGGGATTAGGGCTATAGAGGCCTCTTTAGGCGATGGTATCAAGCGTCCAAGCCCAAGCGAGATTGAAAATATCAATATCGTTAGAAAATCCATAGTAGCAAAGCGTGATATTATTAAGGGGGAAATTTTAAATGAGCAAAATATCATCACCAAAAGAAGCCTTCTAATTGGCATAAGTCCGATGAAATGGGATAAAGTCATAGGGCAAATAGCTAAAAAAGATTATAAAAAAGATGAGATAATATGA
- a CDS encoding Gfo/Idh/MocA family protein — MRALIISMGSIGLRHYEVLSKMGIKAHAISSQNIENITIYKDLHEVNLEIYDYFIIASATHLHYEHLSYIDSKVSGKIILCEKPLFDKFKPFSPNNQILIGYNLRFHPLILKLKNMLKNEKILSIEARCGQYLPSWRNRDYTKSYSAYKERGGGVLLDLSHEIDYIRFLCGFNLELIKGVQDKISNLNITSDDISMILARSNGALINISLNYLSKVANRQIFVETNDNSYHLDLIANELKITNKDGLTTLINEPNLDRNALFMAMHADALGLQKYICKLNEALDTMRLIDQIQKDNR; from the coding sequence ATGAGAGCACTCATCATCTCTATGGGCTCAATCGGGCTTAGACACTATGAAGTGCTAAGTAAAATGGGGATAAAAGCCCACGCCATATCATCACAAAATATAGAAAATATCACTATTTACAAAGATTTACATGAGGTAAATTTAGAGATATATGACTACTTCATCATCGCTTCTGCGACGCATCTGCACTATGAGCATTTAAGCTATATTGACTCTAAAGTATCTGGTAAAATCATACTTTGTGAAAAGCCGTTATTTGATAAATTTAAGCCATTTAGCCCAAATAATCAAATTCTAATTGGCTATAATCTTAGATTTCACCCTTTGATATTAAAGCTAAAAAATATGCTAAAAAATGAAAAAATTCTATCCATTGAGGCACGATGCGGTCAATATCTACCTTCTTGGCGAAATAGGGATTATACCAAATCATATAGTGCTTATAAAGAGCGTGGTGGTGGGGTTTTGCTAGATCTTAGTCATGAGATTGATTATATCAGATTTTTATGTGGATTTAATCTAGAATTAATCAAAGGCGTTCAAGATAAAATTTCAAATTTAAACATCACAAGCGATGATATATCAATGATATTAGCTCGCTCTAATGGTGCTTTAATCAATATTAGCCTAAACTACCTAAGCAAAGTGGCAAATCGCCAAATTTTCGTTGAGACAAATGATAATAGCTATCATCTTGATCTTATAGCAAATGAGCTTAAAATCACTAATAAAGATGGATTAACCACGCTAATCAATGAGCCAAATTTAGATAGAAATGCTCTATTTATGGCTATGCACGCCGATGCTTTGGGCTTACAAAAATATATATGTAAATTGAATGAAGCTCTAGATACAATGAGATTAATAGATCAAATTCAAAAGGATAATAGATGA